From the genome of Thermosynechococcus sp. NK55a:
ATGGCCAGAAAATTGAGCGCACAGCACAACAGCGGGGTTTGAGTCCCCAAGCCCACTGCGATGAGATTGCCGCTGGTTTCCAAGCCCTCTGGCAACAACTGAATATCCGCTACGATCGCTTTAGCCGCACCACCAGTCCTCGCCACCATGCCATTGTCAAGGAGTTTTTTCAGCGGGTTTGGGACAACGGCGACATTTATCTAGGTCAGCAGCAGGGTTGGTACTGTGTCGAGTGTGAAGAATTCAAGGAAGAACGCGAACTGCTTGAGGGTCGGCGCTGCCCGATCCATGTGAATCGGACGGTGGAATGGCGAGACGAGCGCAACTATTTTTTCCGCCTCTCGAAATATCAGCAGGCGCTCCTAGACCACTACGCTGAACATCCTGACTTTGTCCAGCCCCCCAGCCGTCGCAATGAGGTGCTGAGTTTTATTGAGCGAGGGCTGCAGGACTTTTCCATTTCGCGGGTGAATCTGGCTTGGGGGTTTCCCGTGCCCACGGATCCGGAGCAAACCCTCTACGTCTGGTTTGATGCCCTCTTGGGCTATGTCACCGCCCTCTTGGAACCAGAAGATGAGCCGACCTTGGCCAATGCCCTCAAAACCTGGTGGCCAATTAACCTGCACATTATTGGTAAGGATATTCTCCGCTTCCATGGGATCTCTTGGCCAGCAATGTTGATGTCGGCGGGCTTACCACTACCAGAGCAAATTTTTGTCCATGGCTTTCTGACCAAGGATGGTCAAAAAATGGGTAAAAGTTTGGGGAATACCCTAGATCCCTTTGCCTTGGTGGCGCAATACGGTGCCGATGCAGTGCGCTACTACTTCATGAAAGAAGTGGAGTTTGGCCGCGATGGTGACTTTAGTGAGATCCGCTTTGTGAGTATTCTCAATGCGGATCTGGCCAATGATCTGGGGAATTTGCTCAATCGCACGCTAAAAATGGCTTGGAAATATACCGATGGGAAGGTGCCCAATGTCCAAGGAGCAGCAATTCCGCGAGAGCATCCCCTGCGGCAACTGGCAGAGCACCTCAGCCAAACCTATGGCCAAGGGTATCGGCAATTAGCCTTCCATGAGGTCTGCCAACAGGCCCTGACCCTGGCCCGGGCGGGGAATAAGTTCCTTGATGAGGAGGCACCGTGGAAACGCTATAGGGCAGGAGAAACCGCAGCGGTGGCGGAGGTTCTGTACTGTGTATTGGAGTCGGTGCGCCTTGTGGCCTATGTGCTTGCCCCGATTATCCCCCAACTGAGTGAGGCCATCTATGGGCAGTTGGGCTATAGTATTAAATTTAATGGATCAGTTGCCCCAGACCTTTTGGGCGATCGCCAAGCCCAGTGGGGTGTTTTACCTGCGTCACAACCTCTGGCCCATCCAGAGCCGATTTTCCAAAAACTGTTGCTGCCTGCAACTGTCGCCGATTCCCCCTGACGCGCGATACCCTAGAGGTATGACTTCATATTTCGATAACACACTTTTTTTGAGATGATTTCTGCATGGTTACATCTTCGTCTTCAGTTATTTACACGCCAGAACAGGTGTTACAAAACCGTGGGCGCGTTGCCATCTTTATTGATGGCTCCAACCTCTTCTATGCAGCGCTGCAACTGGGCATCGAAATTGACTATTCAAAACTCCTCTGCCACTTGACCCAAGGCTCCCGTCTCTTTCGCTCCTTCTTCTACACGGGGGTTGACCCCACCAATGAAAAACAGCAGGGGTTTCTGCTGTGGATGCGCCGCAATGGCTATCGTGTCGTCTCCAAGGAACTCGTCCAACTGCCGGATGGCTCTAAAAAGGCGAACCTTGACGTCGAAATTGCCGTGGATATGATGGCACTGGTAGGTTGCTATGATACTGCCATCTTGGTCAGCGGTGATGGGGATTTGGCCTATGCCGTGGATGCAGTGAGTTACCGAGGGGCAAGGGTCGAGGTGGTGAGTCTGCGATCGATGACTAGCGATAGCCTAATTAACGTTGCCGATCGCTACATTGATCTTGAGAGCATTCGCGAAGAAATCCAAAAGGCGCCCCGATCAACCTACACCTACCGTCCTATCACTGGTAACCTGACGCAATCCCCTATTGTTAACCCCCATTGGGAGCAAGATACCGCCGAAAGGAAAGATAAAGCTGCTGACAATGACTCACCCGAGACCCTAGGGAACTTAGACAACAATGCTTCTGCCTAGACCCCTCCTCCTTTGCCTTGTACTCGCCTTGACAGGCTGTGGCTGGGTGGATCAATGGGTGGGGGAGGAGCCATCCCCAGAACCAGAAATCACGGGTGATGTCAAGCTGCAAAATCTGACCCTGCGGCAAACCAACGCTAAAGGCCAACTCCTCTGGGTATTGCAGGCGGCGGGCGCGCGCTATCGCGATGACAATCGCCAGCAATTGGAGATTCAAAATCTAACGGGGGAATTAAAGGCAGAGGGTAAAACCACTTACAAGGTGCAGGCCAAGGCGGTCAATGTGCGGCAGCGGCATGGTCAACTTTGGGTTGAAGGTCGCACCACGGTCACTGATCTCCAGCAAAAGGGGACGATTATTGCCGATCAATTGGTTTGGCAGGGCGATCGCGGCGTACTCATTGCCCAGAAAAACCTGCAAGCCCGCTATCCCCAAGTGACAGTGACCGCTAAGCGCCTCGAAGCCGATAGCCGACGCCAAGAACTGCGTGCCCTCAATGCCGTTCAGGTGACCTCCGCCGCCAAGGACGTCAAGGATTTACGGCTCAATACGGAGAGTCTAGTGTGGCAGCAGGAGCCCAATCGGCTGTTGGCAGGGGTCATCGGTCAAGGGGGGGTCACAGTCGTCGGTGGGGCGGGCGATCGCCGAGGGCAGCGGCTACAAGCCCAAAGGGCAATCTGGTCAATTAGCGATCAACGGGTCACCCTTGAGGGGGATGTCCGAGTGCAGCTTCCCAACCCTGCTCTGCGCGTTGAGGGAGAAACGGTGCGCTGGTTAATTCCCCAACGGCAATTGGTGAGCGATCGCCCCCTGCGGGTCAGCTATCCCAGCCAAGGCATTGAAGGGCAGGCCAATCGCGGTGTCTTCCTGATTGCTGAAAACCGCGCCATCTTTGACAAGGTCCAAATCAATAGCCAACCTCAACAGTCGCAACTGCGTGCCCAACGCCTCAATTGGTGGATTCCCCAAGAGCGGCTAGAAGCTAGCGGTCAGGTGGAAATCCAGCGCCCCAATGCCCAACTACGCACAGCTCAACTGATTTGGCGGATTCCCCAGCAGGAAGTTGAAGCCCAAGGGGGAGTCTTTTACCGCCAGAGCAATCCCCGCATTCAAGTTCAGGGACAGCGGGCAAAAGGGTGGCTTGATCGCCAAGAGGTGATTGTCAGTGGCAATGTTCAGAGCAAAGTGCCGTTGCGAGTGCGCCTTCCCTAGACTGAATCATAGAAACAATCAGTCCCTATGAGTACCGCACCACTGCAAATTCTTGACTTGGGGGGTGAAATTCTCCTTTTCCAGCGTTTGATTCCGGTTCACCAGTGTCAGCAGGTGATTGCTACAGCTGAGAAGGTGGGGTTTGAGGATGCGCAAATTCTCATGGGAACGGTCGATCGCTCCGTGCGCGGCGGCAGTTTGCTCCGCTTTGATCCCCAAGACCCCCAACAGGCGATGATGCGGCAGATTCTTCTCCAGGCCACGCAAACAATTCAAATCGTCCTCTACCAACACTATGGGATTCGCTTCCCTGAAATTGAAAACTTCTCCATCCTGCGCTATCGGGTGGGCGAGGGCTATCGCCGCCATGTGGACAACCTATTGCTGGCCAGTCGGCAAATGGAACTGGCCCAAGGTATCCCGACGCGGGATGTCAGTCTGGTGGGCTATCTCAATGAGGACTTTGAGGGGGGAGAAACCTATTTCGATCGCCAAGGGGTAAAGGTTACCCCACGGACGGGAGATATTGTTGTCTTTCCCGCCTACTACACCCATCCCCATGCCGCCTTGCCCGTGATCCAGGGCACTAAATATGCCTTTGCCACTTGGTTATTCTATTGATGAATGATGATTGAATGATGATGAACCCTTGAGGTAATACCAATGACTGAACCCCTGCGCTTCAAAACCTCGCCCCTGGTTTCTGGAACACTCCTTGCCCTCTACGGCGCACTCACGCTGCCCCTCCCGTTTTTGGCGGTACAGACGGCGGCTCCCATTTCGCCCCTGCTTCTTTGGGGGGCGATCGCCCTCGGGGGTGTGTTCCTCTGGGGGGCGCTGAGTCAACGGGTAGAACTGGATGCTGTGGGAATTCGCCTCACCTATCCCCATTGGGTTCCCCCCTTCCTGCGGCAGCAGTGGCAACTGATTTGGTCAGATATTCAAGGGCTTCAGCCCCGTAGTACCAGCCAAGGGGGCTGGGTCTATTATCTGGTGACTGCCACAGGTCAAGGGTATCTTCTGCCGATGCGAGTGGCGGGTTTTGCCCAAATGATGCGTGCCATTGAAGCCCATACGGGATTGCCCACAGATGTAATTAAGCCCCTCGCTCAACCTTGGATGTATGGTATTTTGGCTGTTTTTACGCTGCTGTTGGGCGCTGTTGATCTATGGGTTTTAACCACTGTGGGATAATGGGGACGTATTTGGGTGCTGAGCGATGACCATGAGTGCGAATCGGTTTGTGGGATATCTGCGTCGAGGAGTGGTGTGCCTGCTCCTGAGTGTCCTGTGTTGGTCAAGTATCGCCACGCTGCCGGCGATCGCTGCTATTCCAGTGCGGCTCTTTGACCTGAATTACCACGAATGTCCGCCAGAAATTGGTGAGGGTTCGGTCACACCCGGGGGTACCACCCTCAAGGCCAACTGCTACCTGATTACTGGTAAAGCAGAGAATAAATCCGGCAAAACCGTGGTAGATGCCGATGTCTTTGGCCGTATCTACGATGCCAATGGTAATCCAGTGTTGCAAAACCGCACCCGGGTCGGTGCAATTGATGTGATTCCACCCGGCATCAGCGAGTTTGAAATTCGCATTAGTGTGCCCTACGACCAACCAGAGCCTTTGCAGTTAGAGCAATTTAAGGCCTCTGGCTTTACAGCAAAAGTACGCGGTTAAGCCCCCCGTCTCTCCTCAGTCTCCCACTGAGGGACAGAAATTGTGATACTTTAGAATCCCTGTCACTCCATTTTTCGGGAACACTAGCACTATGCCGTTTCATTTCTAAACGTTGAGCAACTGCCGGCAAAGGTTCTCTGTTGGTATTGGGCGTGCATGAATGTGCTGTCATCGTTGATAGACGAGTTCATCCTATAGAGGTTTGGGTTCAGGTGCGCATTCCTCTCGACTATTACCAAGTGCTGGGTGTGCCAATTCAGGCAACGCCGGAGCAAATTGAGCAAGCGTTTCAGGATCGGCTGCTGCAACTGCCTACCCAGCAGCACTCCCCCACCACAGTTGCCACCCGTCGGGAACTCATTGAGCAGGCCTATGCAGTTTTGCGAGAACCGGAGCAGCGCCATGCCTACGATCGCCACTGCCGTGCGGTTGATGCCGAGGATTTGATTGTCCAGTTGGATCCCGATGCCACCGCTCCCTACATTGAAATTAGTGATGAGCAATTCTCGGGGGCACTCCTACTGCTCTATGAACTGGGAAATTATGCCCAAGTTGTCAAGTTGGGAGAAGTATTTCTCAAAAAGGATGTTCTTGATCTCAATCGCCCCTACACTTCTTCTGCCGCCGTTGCCGACATTACCCTCACTGTGGCTTTGGCCTATCTGGAATTGGGACGCGAGGAATGGCAGCGGCAGTCCTACCAAGCAGCCGCCTCTCAGCTAGAAGCCGGTCTAGCGGTACTTCAGCAGCGGTCAAACTTGTTTCCCGAACTCCAGGAACAGTTTCAGACGGAACTGAATCGGTTACGTCCTTACCTTATTCTAGAGTTACTGGCACTGCCTCTGGCCGATAGTGTGAATCGGCAGCGGGGTATTTTGTTGCTGCGGCAAATGCTGAGTGAGCGCGGGGGTGTTGAGGGGCGCCGTGATGATCACTCGGGACTTGCAGTTGAGGATTTTCTGAAATTTATTTTGCAACTGCGCAGCCATCTTACCGTGGCAGAGCAACAGGAACTCTTTGAACGGGAATCGCGGCGTCCCTCAGCGGTGGCGACCTACCTTGCGGTACATGCCTTGGTGGCACGGGGCGTGCATGAACTTCAGCCGAGCTATATTCGTCGGGCCAGGGATTTATTGGAGCAGCTGCTCCCCAATCAAGATGTCTATCTTGAACTCGCCAGTTGCTTGCTGCTTTTGGGACAGCCCACCGAGGCATTGGCAGCTCTTGACAACAGCCAAGATCAACCGACTCTGGACTTTATCCGCCGTCATGCCGGTGAGGCTGGCGATCTACTGCCGGGGCTCTATTACTACACCACACAATGGCTCAGAGAAGAAATTTATCCTGCATTTCGGGACTTGGGGGAAACACCCGTGGCCTTGGATGCTTACTTTGCTGATCCCAATGTCCAAACCTACCTAGAGGCTCTCAGTGACGACTCTATTGCCTCTGAACCCCCTGCGACCACTGCCTCTGCGCTCCCTGAAGTGATGAGACCAACGGTGGCTGTGCCCCCTCCCGTCTCCTTCACAGCGGAAACGTTACCTTTGCAGGATCAGACTCGGCTAGGTCAGGGCTTTTCGGCATTGGCTTCGACCACTTCTTCAACTGCAACGGGGACAGCCACGCCCCAACCATCCACTCGCAAACGGCGCCGCCCTGGAAACAGTTGCTCCCAAAAACGTCAGACTGGGTTTTGGATGGGTGCAGGAGTTGTTCTTGTTGGTTTAGGAGCGTTGGCAAAAGTCTATTGGCCAGCCAAAACGGCTGAAGCCCCGATCTCGCCAGTGACACCGACTCCTGTGGCAACGCCGACCCCGACGCCACAACCGACGACCTTAGGGATCACTTTAACGCCAGAGATGGCGCGCGATCGCCTCCACACCTGGCAGCGAATGAAAGCCCAAGCCCTTGGGCCAGCATTTGAGATGGACAAACTAGCAACGATTTTGACGGAGCCAGAACTGAGCCGCTGGCGATCGCGGGCACGGGGCCTACAGTCCGAGGGCAGCCATTGGGTTTATACCCTAAAGAACTTAGAGGTGAAGGAAGTCCGTCTCCAAAGGAGCGATCGTGTCGATGTGTTGGCGGAAGTCAATGAGGATGCCCGTTTCTATGAACAGGGAACCCTGCGCAATGATATTTCCTATAGCAATCCCTACCGGGTCATTTATACCTTTATCCGTCGCGGCAATCAATGGTTGATTCAACGCATGCAGGTGGTTAGTTAAGGGGCATTTCCACTTGTCGGCCAAGCTTGAGATTTAAGAGGGACAAAGACAGGATAAACAGGAATAAAATCAGTCCCATCGTACAGGCGTAGTTTATCTCTAAGCGCTGAAAGGCATTCTCGTAGATGTAATAAACAATGGTCTTGGAGCTATTGAGGGGACCCCCTTGGGTCATGACATAGACTTCTTCAAAGACCTTGGTGGCAGAAATTGCTGAGATAATGCTTACCAAAAGAAGATAGGGGCGCATCAGTGGCAATGTAATATCCCAATGCTGTTGCCAGCCGTCACTGCCATCGATCGCTGCCGCTTCGTACAGTTCACCGCTAATCCCCTGAAGGCCCGCCAGATAGATCACCATGTAGTAGCCCAAGCCTTTCCAGATGGTAACGGCCATGACACTAAAGAGGGCGAGTCGGGGACTCGTCAGCCAAGGAATGGGAGTGTCCCGCAGATGCAGACCCTGTACTAGTTGATTTAAGAGGCCATTGGGGGCATAGAGCCAGCGCCAAGCAATCCCCGCCACCACCATTGAGATAATCACGGGGCTGTAGTAGGCAGCACGAAACCAGTGGATGCCCCGCAGGGGTTGGTTGACAAGAATCGCCAGCAGCAGAGGCGCGATCGCCAGAATTGGCACCACCACCACTAAATAGAGGAAAGTATTGCCCAAGGTTTTCCAGAAGACGCCATCGCCCCACAACTGGGCAAAATTGGCCCACCCTACCCACACGGGGGGGCTCAGGAGATCGGTTTCATAGCGGGTGAAACTGAGGAAAAAGGCCTGTAGGGCTGGCCAAAAGACCGTCAGTGTTAGCAACCCTAAGGCAGGGGCAAGAAAGAGGTAGGGGGTGAGGGATTGCCCTTTCATTGGCTGCGGGGATGTTGTTGACGATAGGCACGCATTTGCGCTACAAACTCGCCAAAGAGATAATCGGCATCGTGGGGGCCGGGGCTGGCTTCCGGGTGGTACTGCACTGAGAAAATTGGCAATGTTTGGTGCTTCAAACCCGCAACGGTTTTGTCATTGAGGTTAAAGTGAGTAATCTCTACGGGAGTTTGGGCAAGGGATTCTTCGGTGATAGCAAAGCCGTGGTTTTGGCTGGTAATTTCCACTTCCTGGGTCAGCCCAGCGGGCTGGTTCACCCCCCGGTGACCGAACTTCAGCTTGAAGGTTTCTGCCCCCAAGGAGAGTCCCAACAACTGATGCCCCAGACAAATGCCAAACATGGGACGCTGCGCCCCTAGTAATTTGCGCGCGGTTTCAATGCCTTCCTGAACCGCCGCAGGGTCACCCGGGCCATTAGAGAGGAAAATGCCATCGGGGTCATAGCTGAGAATCGTTTCCGCTGGCGTATCCGCCGGCACGACAATCACACGGCAGCCATAGCTGGCCAAGCGACGGAGAATGTTGCGCTTCACGCCAAAATCAATGGCCACAACTGTCAAGGGTGGTTCCTCGGGAGCAGTTTGGGGACGAAATTCCCAAGCGGGGGGCGTTGGCTCTGTCCATTCATAGGGGGTGCGGGTGGTCACGACTTTGGCTAGATTTTGTCCCTGCATACTGGGAGCGGCAAGGACTTTTTGCAGCAGTTCAACGGGGTCAAGGATTTCTGTGGAGATG
Proteins encoded in this window:
- the metG gene encoding methionine--tRNA ligase, whose product is MLPHFSLTTPLYYVNALPHIGSAYTTIAADVLARFYRLQGYQVRFITGTDEHGQKIERTAQQRGLSPQAHCDEIAAGFQALWQQLNIRYDRFSRTTSPRHHAIVKEFFQRVWDNGDIYLGQQQGWYCVECEEFKEERELLEGRRCPIHVNRTVEWRDERNYFFRLSKYQQALLDHYAEHPDFVQPPSRRNEVLSFIERGLQDFSISRVNLAWGFPVPTDPEQTLYVWFDALLGYVTALLEPEDEPTLANALKTWWPINLHIIGKDILRFHGISWPAMLMSAGLPLPEQIFVHGFLTKDGQKMGKSLGNTLDPFALVAQYGADAVRYYFMKEVEFGRDGDFSEIRFVSILNADLANDLGNLLNRTLKMAWKYTDGKVPNVQGAAIPREHPLRQLAEHLSQTYGQGYRQLAFHEVCQQALTLARAGNKFLDEEAPWKRYRAGETAAVAEVLYCVLESVRLVAYVLAPIIPQLSEAIYGQLGYSIKFNGSVAPDLLGDRQAQWGVLPASQPLAHPEPIFQKLLLPATVADSP
- a CDS encoding NYN domain-containing protein, with the translated sequence MVTSSSSVIYTPEQVLQNRGRVAIFIDGSNLFYAALQLGIEIDYSKLLCHLTQGSRLFRSFFYTGVDPTNEKQQGFLLWMRRNGYRVVSKELVQLPDGSKKANLDVEIAVDMMALVGCYDTAILVSGDGDLAYAVDAVSYRGARVEVVSLRSMTSDSLINVADRYIDLESIREEIQKAPRSTYTYRPITGNLTQSPIVNPHWEQDTAERKDKAADNDSPETLGNLDNNASA
- the lptC gene encoding LPS export ABC transporter periplasmic protein LptC → MLLPRPLLLCLVLALTGCGWVDQWVGEEPSPEPEITGDVKLQNLTLRQTNAKGQLLWVLQAAGARYRDDNRQQLEIQNLTGELKAEGKTTYKVQAKAVNVRQRHGQLWVEGRTTVTDLQQKGTIIADQLVWQGDRGVLIAQKNLQARYPQVTVTAKRLEADSRRQELRALNAVQVTSAAKDVKDLRLNTESLVWQQEPNRLLAGVIGQGGVTVVGGAGDRRGQRLQAQRAIWSISDQRVTLEGDVRVQLPNPALRVEGETVRWLIPQRQLVSDRPLRVSYPSQGIEGQANRGVFLIAENRAIFDKVQINSQPQQSQLRAQRLNWWIPQERLEASGQVEIQRPNAQLRTAQLIWRIPQQEVEAQGGVFYRQSNPRIQVQGQRAKGWLDRQEVIVSGNVQSKVPLRVRLP
- a CDS encoding 2OG-Fe(II) oxygenase, with translation MSTAPLQILDLGGEILLFQRLIPVHQCQQVIATAEKVGFEDAQILMGTVDRSVRGGSLLRFDPQDPQQAMMRQILLQATQTIQIVLYQHYGIRFPEIENFSILRYRVGEGYRRHVDNLLLASRQMELAQGIPTRDVSLVGYLNEDFEGGETYFDRQGVKVTPRTGDIVVFPAYYTHPHAALPVIQGTKYAFATWLFY
- a CDS encoding IMS domain-containing protein, producing the protein MRIPLDYYQVLGVPIQATPEQIEQAFQDRLLQLPTQQHSPTTVATRRELIEQAYAVLREPEQRHAYDRHCRAVDAEDLIVQLDPDATAPYIEISDEQFSGALLLLYELGNYAQVVKLGEVFLKKDVLDLNRPYTSSAAVADITLTVALAYLELGREEWQRQSYQAAASQLEAGLAVLQQRSNLFPELQEQFQTELNRLRPYLILELLALPLADSVNRQRGILLLRQMLSERGGVEGRRDDHSGLAVEDFLKFILQLRSHLTVAEQQELFERESRRPSAVATYLAVHALVARGVHELQPSYIRRARDLLEQLLPNQDVYLELASCLLLLGQPTEALAALDNSQDQPTLDFIRRHAGEAGDLLPGLYYYTTQWLREEIYPAFRDLGETPVALDAYFADPNVQTYLEALSDDSIASEPPATTASALPEVMRPTVAVPPPVSFTAETLPLQDQTRLGQGFSALASTTSSTATGTATPQPSTRKRRRPGNSCSQKRQTGFWMGAGVVLVGLGALAKVYWPAKTAEAPISPVTPTPVATPTPTPQPTTLGITLTPEMARDRLHTWQRMKAQALGPAFEMDKLATILTEPELSRWRSRARGLQSEGSHWVYTLKNLEVKEVRLQRSDRVDVLAEVNEDARFYEQGTLRNDISYSNPYRVIYTFIRRGNQWLIQRMQVVS
- a CDS encoding carbohydrate ABC transporter permease — encoded protein: MKGQSLTPYLFLAPALGLLTLTVFWPALQAFFLSFTRYETDLLSPPVWVGWANFAQLWGDGVFWKTLGNTFLYLVVVVPILAIAPLLLAILVNQPLRGIHWFRAAYYSPVIISMVVAGIAWRWLYAPNGLLNQLVQGLHLRDTPIPWLTSPRLALFSVMAVTIWKGLGYYMVIYLAGLQGISGELYEAAAIDGSDGWQQHWDITLPLMRPYLLLVSIISAISATKVFEEVYVMTQGGPLNSSKTIVYYIYENAFQRLEINYACTMGLILFLFILSLSLLNLKLGRQVEMPLN
- the carA gene encoding glutamine-hydrolyzing carbamoyl-phosphate synthase small subunit gives rise to the protein MPTPALLVLADGSVFRGFSFGAPGTAIGEVVFNTGMTGYQEVLTDPSYYGQIVTFTYPELGNTGTTPEDDESDRPQVRGAIARNICDIPSNWRSQQSLPDYLKAHRIPAIYGIDTRALTRKIRTVGAMNGGISTEILDPVELLQKVLAAPSMQGQNLAKVVTTRTPYEWTEPTPPAWEFRPQTAPEEPPLTVVAIDFGVKRNILRRLASYGCRVIVVPADTPAETILSYDPDGIFLSNGPGDPAAVQEGIETARKLLGAQRPMFGICLGHQLLGLSLGAETFKLKFGHRGVNQPAGLTQEVEITSQNHGFAITEESLAQTPVEITHFNLNDKTVAGLKHQTLPIFSVQYHPEASPGPHDADYLFGEFVAQMRAYRQQHPRSQ